A single genomic interval of Mucilaginibacter boryungensis harbors:
- a CDS encoding glutamine--tRNA ligase/YqeY domain fusion protein gives MSEERSLNFIEEIVEEDIRTGKHGGRVLTRFPPEPNGYLHIGHAKSICLNFGLAQKYNGKTNLRFDDTNPVKEDIEYVDSIKADVKWLGFEWAQELYASDYFEQLYQFAVTLIKAGLAYVDDSTAEEIAAQKGTPTEPGTPNQYRSRSVEENLQLFADMRAGKYADGEKVLRAKVDLASPNMHLRDPLMYRIKHAHHHRTGDAWCIYPMYDFAHGQSDAIEEITHSICTLEFIPHRALYDWFIEKLNLFDSHQYEFARLNMTYTVMSKRKLLQLVTDGHVEDWDDPRMPTISGMRRRGYPAAAIRDFCERIGVAKRENMIDLSLLEFCVRENLNKSTWRRMAVLDPIKLVITNYPAGQTEMFTGENNPEVEGGDGNREFPFSNELWIERDDFMEEPPKKFFRLGVGLMVRLKNAYIVQCDSFVKDANGNVTEVHCSYIPESKSGNDTSGLSPKGTIHWVSVPHAKTAEVRLYDRLFRVEDPSNEDGDFKEYLNPDSLQIINAYVEPDLANAQPGIAVQFMRKGYFTLDSKHTTADKLVFNRTVTLKDGWKAVAK, from the coding sequence ATGAGCGAAGAAAGATCATTAAATTTTATAGAAGAGATTGTTGAAGAAGATATTCGCACGGGCAAGCATGGCGGCCGGGTTTTAACCCGTTTCCCGCCCGAGCCTAACGGGTATTTACATATTGGCCACGCCAAATCTATCTGTTTGAATTTTGGACTGGCACAAAAATATAATGGTAAAACTAACCTTAGGTTTGATGATACCAACCCCGTTAAAGAGGATATAGAATACGTAGATAGTATTAAGGCCGATGTGAAATGGCTGGGCTTTGAGTGGGCGCAGGAACTTTACGCATCCGACTATTTTGAGCAATTATATCAATTTGCAGTTACCCTGATCAAAGCGGGTTTAGCTTACGTGGATGACAGCACCGCCGAAGAGATTGCAGCTCAAAAAGGTACGCCTACAGAGCCGGGTACACCCAACCAATACCGCAGCCGCAGTGTTGAGGAAAACCTGCAATTATTTGCTGACATGCGTGCCGGCAAATATGCCGATGGTGAAAAAGTATTGCGTGCTAAGGTTGACTTGGCATCGCCCAACATGCACCTGCGCGACCCTTTGATGTACCGTATTAAACATGCGCATCATCATCGTACCGGCGATGCCTGGTGTATTTACCCCATGTATGATTTTGCACACGGACAAAGTGATGCGATTGAAGAGATTACCCATTCTATCTGTACGCTGGAGTTTATTCCCCATCGTGCCTTGTATGATTGGTTTATTGAAAAACTAAACCTGTTCGATTCGCACCAGTATGAGTTTGCCCGCCTGAACATGACCTATACCGTAATGAGCAAGCGCAAATTGCTGCAACTGGTTACCGACGGACATGTAGAAGATTGGGACGACCCGCGTATGCCTACCATTAGCGGAATGCGCCGCCGGGGCTATCCAGCTGCCGCCATCCGCGATTTTTGCGAGCGTATTGGGGTAGCTAAACGCGAGAACATGATTGACCTTAGCTTGCTGGAGTTTTGCGTGCGCGAAAACCTGAACAAAAGCACCTGGCGCCGCATGGCTGTGCTTGATCCGATAAAACTGGTCATTACCAACTACCCAGCCGGGCAAACCGAGATGTTTACTGGCGAAAACAACCCTGAAGTTGAAGGTGGCGATGGCAACCGCGAGTTCCCTTTCAGTAATGAATTGTGGATTGAACGTGACGACTTTATGGAAGAACCGCCGAAGAAATTCTTCCGCCTGGGTGTAGGCCTGATGGTACGTTTAAAGAACGCTTACATTGTACAATGCGATAGTTTTGTTAAGGATGCCAATGGCAACGTAACTGAAGTGCATTGCAGCTATATCCCCGAAAGTAAATCGGGTAACGACACCAGCGGCTTAAGTCCTAAAGGAACTATCCACTGGGTAAGTGTGCCACATGCTAAAACTGCCGAGGTGAGGTTGTACGATCGTTTATTCAGGGTTGAAGATCCAAGTAACGAAGACGGCGACTTTAAAGAATATCTGAATCCTGATAGCCTGCAGATCATCAACGCCTACGTAGAACCCGATTTGGCTAACGCTCAACCAGGCATAGCTGTGCAGTTTATGCGTAAAGGCTATTTCACGCTGGACAGCAAACATACCACAGCCGATAAGCTGGTATTTAACCGCACAGTGACATTGAAAGACGGGTGGAAAGCAGTGGCGAAATAA
- a CDS encoding PepSY-associated TM helix domain-containing protein: MSEHKSGQPRMLIRHPRTVEKKAKSAWQKNMAAVSRWLHIYLSMVSFAVVLFFSVTGLTLNHADWFGDKEHLVKYKGKVPTEWVSAKDTNAIKKLEIVERLRTSHHIKGAVSDFLIEDNQCSVSFKGPAYSADAFIDRQTGEYKLNETTLGLVAVLNDLHKGRDAGKGWGWLIDISAVFLTLVSLTGIIMICFMKKKRVSGLLWAVGGIVICYLLYVWLVP; the protein is encoded by the coding sequence ATGTCCGAACATAAAAGCGGTCAGCCGCGCATGCTGATAAGACACCCACGGACGGTAGAAAAAAAAGCCAAATCAGCCTGGCAGAAAAATATGGCGGCAGTTTCGCGCTGGTTACATATTTACCTGTCGATGGTGAGCTTTGCGGTGGTGCTTTTTTTCTCGGTGACAGGGCTTACCCTTAACCATGCCGACTGGTTTGGCGATAAGGAGCACCTGGTAAAATACAAAGGTAAAGTACCCACTGAATGGGTGAGCGCCAAAGATACCAACGCTATAAAAAAGCTGGAGATTGTTGAACGCCTGCGAACCTCGCACCACATTAAAGGCGCGGTAAGCGATTTTTTAATTGAAGATAACCAATGCTCTGTTTCGTTCAAAGGCCCGGCCTATAGTGCAGACGCGTTTATTGACCGCCAAACAGGCGAGTATAAGCTAAACGAAACTACACTTGGCCTGGTAGCCGTGCTAAACGACCTGCACAAAGGCCGCGATGCAGGCAAAGGCTGGGGCTGGTTGATAGATATCTCGGCTGTTTTTCTAACACTGGTTTCCCTTACAGGGATCATCATGATCTGTTTTATGAAAAAGAAACGCGTTAGCGGCCTGCTTTGGGCTGTAGGCGGGATTGTGATTTGTTACCTGCTGTATGTGTGGCTGGTGCCGTGA
- a CDS encoding enoyl-CoA hydratase/isomerase family protein — MSYQNILTETKQRIHYITINRESKLNALNAATLAELHTALVAAFADEQIGGLIITGAGTKAFVAGADILGFPALDAAGGTQLAREGQTQVFDLIANGPKPVIAAVNGFALGGGLELAMACHIRVASDNAKMGLPELTLGLIPGYGGTQRLPQLIGKGKAMEMILTSDMLTADQALQCGLVNNVTTPEGLLAKAEEILGKILQRSPMAVKAAITAVNASGSADGFEQEIAAFGQCFGTADMKEGVDAFLNKRKPVFTGK, encoded by the coding sequence ATGAGCTACCAAAACATCCTTACCGAAACCAAACAGCGCATTCACTATATCACTATCAACCGCGAAAGCAAACTGAACGCGCTGAATGCAGCTACCCTGGCCGAACTGCATACCGCGCTTGTGGCGGCTTTTGCCGATGAGCAAATAGGTGGCCTGATCATTACCGGCGCGGGGACAAAGGCTTTTGTTGCCGGCGCTGATATCTTGGGCTTCCCGGCACTTGATGCTGCTGGAGGTACACAATTGGCGCGTGAAGGACAAACACAGGTATTTGATCTGATAGCTAACGGCCCTAAGCCCGTTATTGCTGCTGTAAATGGTTTTGCTTTAGGCGGCGGGCTGGAACTGGCCATGGCATGCCACATCCGCGTAGCTTCGGACAATGCGAAGATGGGGTTACCTGAATTGACTTTAGGCTTGATACCCGGCTATGGTGGCACACAGCGTTTACCGCAACTGATTGGCAAAGGCAAAGCCATGGAAATGATCCTGACATCGGACATGCTTACGGCTGACCAGGCCCTGCAATGCGGATTGGTAAACAATGTAACCACCCCTGAAGGTTTATTAGCCAAAGCCGAAGAGATATTGGGGAAAATATTACAGCGCTCGCCCATGGCTGTGAAAGCCGCTATTACTGCTGTTAACGCGTCCGGATCGGCCGATGGTTTTGAGCAGGAAATTGCAGCATTCGGTCAATGCTTTGGCACAGCCGATATGAAGGAAGGCGTTGATGCTTTCCTGAATAAACGGAAACCGGTTTTTACCGGTAAGTAG
- a CDS encoding DUF2271 domain-containing protein — MKPFLTFLVGCFLLLVCSNFKVPSNKTRMYVSDYENVLGTSLEIKVSAVSQAQATVAEDAAMAEIDRLNNILSGYNSKSEFRQWISGTNEAVKVSPELFEVLNLFDKWHAQTNGALDASAEVVGKVWKAGAARNQMPTQEEINAALTQVKQPHWQLDETSKTATHLDNAALMLNTFTKSYVMNKACEAAMATSGVSAIVLNIGGDIMVLGEHTEQINIANPKADAENDAPVVMINISNKTVATSGNYRRGEMIQGKWYSHIVDPRTGKPAGEVISATVVAPNAVDAGALATALNVTGAVEGVKLMERNPEAEYMMIIANGKRIESKGWKAMEIAASAPVVKTSAKDKTWDPKYELSINIELAQIEGMRVHRPYLAVWVVDADKKPVRSIALWYNKPRYLNDMRAWYSAYYDEFTSNSNNISSTTSATRGPGKYTLKWDGKNDKGEFVKQGKYTIYIEAAREHGTYQLITQDMDFKKPEQITLTPNTEIAAASLDYHKK; from the coding sequence ATGTATCTGATTACGAAAATGTTCTCGGTACATCATTAGAGATAAAGGTCTCAGCCGTATCCCAGGCCCAGGCCACCGTTGCGGAAGATGCCGCAATGGCTGAAATTGACCGCCTGAATAACATATTAAGCGGCTACAACTCAAAAAGTGAGTTTCGCCAATGGATAAGTGGTACAAACGAGGCTGTAAAAGTATCACCCGAATTATTTGAAGTATTAAACTTGTTTGATAAATGGCATGCCCAAACCAACGGCGCGCTTGATGCATCGGCGGAAGTTGTAGGCAAAGTATGGAAAGCCGGCGCAGCCCGCAACCAAATGCCAACCCAAGAAGAAATTAACGCGGCTTTAACCCAGGTAAAACAACCGCACTGGCAATTAGATGAAACCAGCAAAACCGCTACTCACCTGGATAACGCAGCACTAATGCTTAACACTTTTACCAAAAGTTATGTGATGAACAAGGCTTGCGAGGCTGCTATGGCTACCAGCGGCGTTAGCGCTATTGTACTGAATATAGGCGGCGACATTATGGTTCTTGGCGAACATACCGAGCAAATCAACATAGCCAATCCTAAAGCCGACGCCGAGAATGACGCCCCGGTTGTGATGATAAACATCAGCAATAAAACTGTGGCTACCAGCGGTAATTATCGCCGCGGCGAAATGATACAGGGCAAATGGTATTCGCACATTGTCGATCCGCGTACGGGTAAACCAGCCGGCGAAGTAATTAGCGCTACCGTTGTAGCGCCGAATGCGGTTGATGCCGGAGCATTAGCCACTGCTTTAAACGTTACCGGCGCTGTTGAAGGTGTTAAATTAATGGAAAGGAACCCTGAAGCGGAATATATGATGATAATCGCCAACGGTAAACGTATAGAGAGCAAGGGCTGGAAAGCTATGGAAATCGCTGCTTCCGCACCGGTTGTTAAAACATCGGCCAAAGACAAAACCTGGGATCCGAAATATGAACTAAGCATCAATATCGAACTTGCACAAATTGAAGGCATGCGCGTACACCGCCCGTACCTGGCGGTTTGGGTAGTTGATGCAGATAAAAAACCCGTACGCAGTATAGCATTATGGTATAATAAGCCCCGTTATTTGAATGATATGCGTGCCTGGTACAGTGCTTATTATGATGAATTTACTTCAAACAGCAACAATATAAGCTCAACAACCAGCGCTACCCGTGGCCCGGGCAAATACACTTTAAAGTGGGACGGTAAAAACGATAAAGGCGAGTTTGTTAAGCAAGGCAAATACACCATTTATATTGAGGCTGCCAGGGAGCACGGCACTTACCAGTTAATTACACAGGATATGGATTTTAAAAAACCTGAGCAAATTACCTTAACTCCAAATACTGAAATTGCAGCAGCTTCATTAGATTATCATAAAAAATAA
- a CDS encoding cobalamin B12-binding domain-containing protein — MSINKFNRPIRVLVAKVGLDGHDRGARIIATSLRDAGMEVIYTGLRQTPEMVVNTALQEDVDAIGVSILSGAHMTVFPKILALIKEKGMDDVLVTGGGIIPAKDMAELKSMGVGELFPPGTSTVDIVKYITEWVHQHRNF; from the coding sequence ATGAGCATCAACAAATTTAACCGCCCCATACGTGTATTAGTTGCCAAAGTAGGCTTAGACGGGCACGACCGGGGCGCCCGCATTATTGCCACATCGCTGCGCGATGCCGGCATGGAAGTAATTTACACCGGTTTGCGCCAGACACCAGAAATGGTGGTGAACACCGCCCTGCAGGAAGACGTAGACGCTATTGGCGTATCTATACTTTCGGGTGCACACATGACCGTTTTTCCGAAGATACTGGCCCTGATAAAAGAAAAAGGAATGGATGATGTGCTGGTAACCGGCGGCGGCATTATTCCCGCAAAAGATATGGCCGAACTGAAAAGTATGGGTGTAGGCGAACTGTTCCCACCCGGAACAAGCACCGTTGACATTGTAAAATATATTACCGAATGGGTGCACCAGCACCGCAATTTCTAA
- a CDS encoding outer membrane beta-barrel protein produces MKSLKISALVLALAAFTFGAKAQTKSTTTPTGPRLSIGADAGIPTGKLSDGYNWNLGGSAQVEFPIANQLFLTVNAGYNNIFGKKDVTFTTVTGNTTTTIKGDVQNIQLLPVKAGLKFFPVNNFYVQAEGGAGFLLNKKDLGYTKSTAFIYAPQVGVLLPLTASSNLDLGVRYEGSTKYADVDGSTLNFVALRVAYSFNL; encoded by the coding sequence ATGAAAAGTTTAAAAATTTCAGCCTTAGTATTAGCCTTAGCTGCATTTACTTTTGGCGCAAAAGCACAAACAAAATCAACAACTACCCCAACTGGTCCGCGTTTAAGTATTGGTGCCGATGCTGGCATCCCAACCGGCAAATTATCTGATGGGTACAACTGGAACCTGGGTGGTTCTGCACAAGTAGAATTTCCTATTGCCAACCAATTGTTTTTAACTGTTAACGCAGGGTACAACAACATTTTTGGTAAAAAGGACGTAACTTTTACTACTGTTACCGGAAATACTACCACAACCATTAAAGGCGATGTACAGAACATTCAATTGTTACCAGTTAAAGCAGGTTTAAAATTCTTCCCGGTTAACAACTTTTATGTACAGGCCGAGGGTGGTGCCGGGTTTTTACTAAACAAAAAAGATTTGGGTTACACTAAATCAACCGCGTTTATTTATGCTCCGCAAGTAGGTGTGTTATTGCCGCTTACCGCCAGCAGCAACCTTGATTTAGGCGTGCGTTACGAAGGTTCTACCAAGTATGCCGATGTTGATGGTTCTACCCTCAACTTTGTAGCTTTACGTGTAGCTTACTCTTTCAATTTGTAA